GAACGGTGCCTACTATGCGAATGGTGAATTTATTCAAATTCATCCAACCGCGATTCCAGGGGATGACAAACTTCGACTTATGAGTGAATCTGCTCGAGGAGAAGGCGGAAGAGTATGGACGTATAAAGACGGGGAGCCATGGTACTTCCTCGAAGAGAAGTATCCGGCATATGGGAACCTTGTACCTCGTGATATTGCTACACGAGAAATTTTCGATGTGTGTGTCAATCAGAAGCTTGGAATCAACGGAGAGAATATGGTGTACTTAGACCTCTCTCATAAGGACTCAAAAGAGTTAGATGTGAAGCTTGGTGGAATTATTGAAATTTATGAGAAATTCGTAGGGGAAGACCCGCGAAAGGTTCCAATGAAGATTTTCCCTGCGGTTCACTATTCTATGGGTGGCCTGTGGGTCGATTACGAACAAATGACGAATATCCCGGGTATTTTCGCTGCGGGTGAATGTGACTATTCTCAGCATGGAGGAAATCGCCTCGGAGCCAACTCCTTGCTATCATCTATTTTCGGTGGAATGGTAGCTGGTCCGAATGCTGTGAAGTATATGGCTGATTTGGATGAGAATGCGAAGGATATGGATTCTGATCTGTTCGATCGTGCGATTAAAGCTGAACAAGAGAAATTCGACACTATCATGAACATGGACGGAGACGAAAACGCTTATCAAATCCATAAAGAGTTGGGCGAGTGGATGACTGATAACGTAACTGTTGTACGAGATAATGAGAAACTGAAGAAGACAGATGAGAAAATTGTAGAGTTAATGGAACGTTATGAACGTATCAACATTAACGATACAACGAGATGGAGTAACCAAGGGGCTATGTTTACTCGTCAGCTTTGGAACATGCTTCAGCTTGCGCGTGTGATTACGATTGGTGCCCTCAATCGAAATGAGAGTCGAGGCGCACACTATAAACCGGCGTATCCGGATCGTAACGATGAGGAATGGTTAAAGACAACAATGGCTAAATATGACGCAGAAACCAATTCCCCAACTTTCTTCTATGAGGATGTGGATACTTCTCTAATTGAACCGCGTAAGAGGGACTACACGCAAAACAAAGGGGGCAAATCCTAATGAGTGAAGACAACAAAACAATTACGCTAATTGTAACTCGTCAGGACAAACCAGACTCTGATTCCTATGAAGAGTCGTTTAAAGTACCGTATCGTAAGAACATGAATGTCATTTCGGCGTTAATGGAGATTCGACGTAATCCAATTAACGCAGATGGGAAAGAAACAACGCCAATTTATTGGGATATGGGATGTCTTGAGGAAGTGTGCGGAGCATGTTCCATGGTCATTAATGGAAAGCCGCGCCAGTCTTGTACAGCGCTTATTGACCAACTCGAACAGCCTGTACGTTTACAGCCGATGTCTACATTCCCGGTATTAAGAGACTTAGCAGTAGACCGTAGTCGTATGTTTGATTCACTGAAAAAGGTAAAAGCATGGATTCCAATCGATGGAACCTATGATTTAGGGCCTGGTCCTAGAATGGCAGAGAACAAGCGCCAATGGTCATATGAACTATCTAAATGTATGACATGTGGTGTTTGTCTCGAAGCTTGCCCGAATGTGAATAGCAAATCCGATTTCATCGGTCCTGCTGCAATCTCTCAAGTTCGTTTGTTCAACTCTCATCCAACTGGAGAGATGAATAAAGATGAACGATTGGAAGCTTTAATGGGTGAAGGTGGACTAGCAGAGTGCGGGAACTCCCAAAACTGTGTTCAATCATGTCCGAAAGGAATTCCATTGACGACGTCGATTGCTGCAATGAACAGAGAAACAGTCATTCACTCATTTAAGAATTTCTTTGGTAGTGACCATAAAGTTTAATAGAATGGTAGGGGCTGCTTCTTATAAGAAGCAGCCCCTTTTAAAGGAGGAATACAGTTGAAGCGAGTAGCTTATATTGAACAACCAGAAAGATGGCGTGAAGAATTTGATTTCTATATCAATATCCACGTTCGTTTTTCAGAAACAGACTTATTTGGACATATGAACAATACGTCTCCATTTATTTATTTCGAAGAGGCTCGAATTGCATTTATGAAGTCGGTGGGGTTAATTGGAGAACGGTTTGAGCTTGGAGAGCAAATCCCAGTTGTAGCGGACTTGCAATGTGATTATCATCAACAAGTTTTCTTTGATGAAAAGCTGCGTGTATTTGTGAAGTTGGCACACACAGGCCGTACATCGTACGACCTTCACTACATGGTGCTCAATGAACGAAATGAAGTCTGTCTGACTGCTAGGGGACGAGTTGTACATATTGATTACGAAACAGGTGAAAAAGTAAGTATTCCAGAGCCCTTCCGTAGAACTCACGCAGTACATTAATTTGGGATAGGATTCGCACCGTCCTGTAAGATATGATAAAGTCAAGCATAGCTTGGCTTTTTTGTATTTTATTGGTGAATGGAGAGTTAAGATGGGTACAACAAACAGTTCACGTATTAAATATTTCTTTATCCCATTAGTATTCCTTGTTTTTACGGTTTATTTAATTTCCACTGTGCTGTGGACACCGTTTGTTGGAATAGAAGTGACGGAAGAAGATGGTGAATACCAAGTATCCGACGTCGCTAATTATAGTTGGGCTCAATATGAAGGAATCCCCATTGGATCGACGGTCGTGTCTATAGAGGGGCAGTCCCCTTCGTCATACAGTACCGTAGAATGGTATTCGACAGTTGAGAAGGCAGATGAATTAGTGATAAAGATAAACGGCGAAGAACAACAATACAGCAATATCGAAGAAGAGGTAAGTCTAGAGCAGTGGCTCTTTTACATTATCTTTCCTTCTTTATTTATCCTTGTTGCCGTGACCTTGTCGATCTTTATCCTTATTCATAAACGGGAAGACAAAGCCGGGTTTTATTTAATTGTCTTCTTCTTAACCGTTAGTGTCTGCTACCTAGCAGGAAGCGGCGCTACAAGGTATGTTCCATTAGCTATGCTCATTAATACGTACACCTTTCTCATGGTTCCGGCATTGTTGCTGCAATTTATTTATACGTACTTTAAAGAGATCGGGTTAACGTGGTTTTCTCGAAAGTTTGTAAGCTGGAACTATCGTACAGCGGAGTTATTGACTTTGATTGAGTTCGTCTTAATCGTAACAAAGTCGTATGCCACTTGGTACTTGATGCTTACAGAGTTTGTTTTTTCGTTCTTTATGTGTCTTACAGCGTTGTTGATTATCATTGGATATGTACGCTACCGAAAGACAACGCATGCACCAATCTTAAAGTACTTAGTCGCAGGTGTGTTTATCGCGTTTCTACCGTATACATTCCTGAATTTACTGCCAACTCTATTATGGCAAGACGAGCTGCTCCCAGCTGAATTTACTTTGTTGACGTTAATTATATTGCCGCTAACATTTATTTACTTAATTACGGCAGAACGGCTATTCGATATTGATTTCATCGTCGGACGTTTGCGGTATTATGCTTATGTTTCCATAATTCCAACTATCATCATGGTGGTCTTTACTGCGTTCTTTATGAACCATGATTGGAAGCTGCTAGAGCTTCTTATACTCTTTCTAGGTGCTTGGGCCATTATTATTCTATTCTTATATGTAAAAGAGGTCTTTGATTTCAGGATACGCAGGAATCTATTCACGGAAAAATACAATTTCCAACAAAGTATACAGCGTCTTATTCATGAGATGAAGAAAGAGAAACATCCAATTGGTTTGTTAGCGAGGGTCCGTAAAGAGCTTGTTCAAGTTCTAGGAGTGAAAACGGTACACATCTTCTCGCAATGCAACAACAGTAAGACCTTTTGTACCTACTTCGACATCCCGCTACGTCTGATGGAGGAAGCTCAGGAAGTGATTAAGAAGAACAATGGAGATGTAGGGGAAGTCATGAAGATGGACAAGCATGGAGGGTATGTGGTGGTTGTAGGTTATACGATGAGCAAGACAACTTACCTTTATTGTTCGGAGAAACCAAACCGGATTGCTTTCAATCTCGATGAGAAAGCATACCTACAAAATGTAACGTACAATACCAATATCGCTCTTGAAAATTTATTACTTATTGAAGACTTATTCCAAGAATTAAAGCATGTTAAGAATGATAGCAGTCAGCGTTATCCTGCTTGGTTATCAAGGCTTCTCTTCTCGCTGTCGGAACACCAGCGCCAGCAAATTGCCATTGATTTACACGATTCTGTTCTACAGGAGCAATTGTATTTGTTCAGGCAAATGGATGACTTCATTAATCAAAAATCGGACATGGAAGAGGACACGAAAGATAAGCTGATTCACTTTAGAGAGCAAATGCTTGATAACATTCATTTAATTCGTGAGACGTGTAATGAATTGCGTCCGCCTTTCTTGGAAGAAATGGGGCTCGTTGCATCACTTGAGAACCTCATTCAGCAATATCAATTGCGTTCGAATTTCACAGTCGAATTTAATGCGGACACGTTTTACTCTGACGTGAGTAGTGAGCATTTACTTGGAATCTATCGGATTGTTCAAGAACTCCTAACGAATGCAATGAAACACTCAGAGGCTGATGTGGTAGAGCTATTACTTACGAACACCCATGGCCATATTGTATTAAGCTACAAAGACAATGGTATTGGAATGGATATAAAGAAAGAAATGGATATTTATAATCATATGGGTCTGTCAGGAATTGAACAGCGTGTAAATGGATTGAATGGTTCCATGACGATTACGACAGAACCGAATGAGGGATTTCTCATGGAGGTTATATTCTATCCTGAGGGAGAATAGAGGGGGACGTAGAGTTGATTCGTATATTAATTGTTGATGATCATCCAGCGGTTGGAACAGGAACGAAAATGATGCTTGAACAAGAGGATGACATACAAGTAGATGTCATTTCTGAAAGCATACATGCGCTTGAGATGCTTCAGGAGAACGGATATGACGTTCTTTTACTTGACTTATACATGCCTGGTCAGAATGGAATTGAGCTCAGCAAGCACATTAAATCTCACGACCCTGACGTGAGAGTACTAATCTACACGGGTTTTGATTTGAGTACTCATTTCAATCTGCTTGTGGAGTCGGACATTTCAGGCTTTGTGAGTAAGACCGCAACGAAAGATCAGCTTGTAACGGCTATTCGTTGCGCTCTTCGAGAGGAAGTGGTGTTGCCGCTTCACCTGTTCAAGCAACTACGTCGCGCCGAAGCGAGGGTGAATCAAGATGCTGTTGAACATACAGAAGATGCCTTGACCATTGCTCTAAATGAAAAGGAGCAACAGATACTAAATGAAGTGTCTAAAGGGTATACAAATAAATTAATTGCCCAGAACTTACACATGTCTCAACGAAGTGTTGAATATACATTGACAGGGATCTTTAATAAATTGGGCGTACGCTCAAGAACAGAAGCCCTGATTAAGGCGAAGGAACTTGGTTTAATCTCAGCTGTTTAGTCAAAAAGTGTGTATTTCTTATGGAACAGCTTCCGTTCTCCGTTCATAAGATGTAAAGACTAAATAACTACCCTTCACTGTTAGCTCTAAGTCAGCAAGGAGGGGTTACCACTTGAAAGACAAAGACTACAAACCGAAGCAATTACTCACAAAACGCGAGAAAGAAGTCTTTGAACTACTTGTGCAAGATAAAACCACAAAGGAAATCGCGAATGAACTTTTCATCTCAGAGAAAACCGTTCGCAATCATATTTCCAATGCCATGCAAAAGCTAGGGGTTAAGGGGCGCTCTCAAGCTGTTGTTGAGCTCCTACGTATGGGCGAGCTCAAGCTATAATAGAGGCCGACTTTCTTTGGAAAGTCGGTTTTTATTTTTATTAGGCTGATTTTCTTGA
This genomic interval from Pontibacillus halophilus JSM 076056 = DSM 19796 contains the following:
- a CDS encoding sensor histidine kinase, translated to MGTTNSSRIKYFFIPLVFLVFTVYLISTVLWTPFVGIEVTEEDGEYQVSDVANYSWAQYEGIPIGSTVVSIEGQSPSSYSTVEWYSTVEKADELVIKINGEEQQYSNIEEEVSLEQWLFYIIFPSLFILVAVTLSIFILIHKREDKAGFYLIVFFLTVSVCYLAGSGATRYVPLAMLINTYTFLMVPALLLQFIYTYFKEIGLTWFSRKFVSWNYRTAELLTLIEFVLIVTKSYATWYLMLTEFVFSFFMCLTALLIIIGYVRYRKTTHAPILKYLVAGVFIAFLPYTFLNLLPTLLWQDELLPAEFTLLTLIILPLTFIYLITAERLFDIDFIVGRLRYYAYVSIIPTIIMVVFTAFFMNHDWKLLELLILFLGAWAIIILFLYVKEVFDFRIRRNLFTEKYNFQQSIQRLIHEMKKEKHPIGLLARVRKELVQVLGVKTVHIFSQCNNSKTFCTYFDIPLRLMEEAQEVIKKNNGDVGEVMKMDKHGGYVVVVGYTMSKTTYLYCSEKPNRIAFNLDEKAYLQNVTYNTNIALENLLLIEDLFQELKHVKNDSSQRYPAWLSRLLFSLSEHQRQQIAIDLHDSVLQEQLYLFRQMDDFINQKSDMEEDTKDKLIHFREQMLDNIHLIRETCNELRPPFLEEMGLVASLENLIQQYQLRSNFTVEFNADTFYSDVSSEHLLGIYRIVQELLTNAMKHSEADVVELLLTNTHGHIVLSYKDNGIGMDIKKEMDIYNHMGLSGIEQRVNGLNGSMTITTEPNEGFLMEVIFYPEGE
- a CDS encoding response regulator transcription factor, producing the protein MIRILIVDDHPAVGTGTKMMLEQEDDIQVDVISESIHALEMLQENGYDVLLLDLYMPGQNGIELSKHIKSHDPDVRVLIYTGFDLSTHFNLLVESDISGFVSKTATKDQLVTAIRCALREEVVLPLHLFKQLRRAEARVNQDAVEHTEDALTIALNEKEQQILNEVSKGYTNKLIAQNLHMSQRSVEYTLTGIFNKLGVRSRTEALIKAKELGLISAV
- the sdhB gene encoding succinate dehydrogenase iron-sulfur subunit yields the protein MSEDNKTITLIVTRQDKPDSDSYEESFKVPYRKNMNVISALMEIRRNPINADGKETTPIYWDMGCLEEVCGACSMVINGKPRQSCTALIDQLEQPVRLQPMSTFPVLRDLAVDRSRMFDSLKKVKAWIPIDGTYDLGPGPRMAENKRQWSYELSKCMTCGVCLEACPNVNSKSDFIGPAAISQVRLFNSHPTGEMNKDERLEALMGEGGLAECGNSQNCVQSCPKGIPLTTSIAAMNRETVIHSFKNFFGSDHKV
- the sdhA gene encoding succinate dehydrogenase flavoprotein subunit, whose protein sequence is MSNENIVVVGGGLAGLMATIKAAEAGVHVDLLSLVPVKRSHSVCAQGGINGAVNTKGEGDSPWEHFDDTVYGGDFLANQPPVKAMADAAPSIIHMLDRMGVMFNRTPEGLLDFRRFGGTQHHRTAYAGATTGQQLLYALDEQVRRYEVAGLVTKYEGWEFLSPIIDDKGIGRGCVAQNLNSHEIKVFRADATILATGGPGIVFGKSTNSVINTGSAAASLYLNGAYYANGEFIQIHPTAIPGDDKLRLMSESARGEGGRVWTYKDGEPWYFLEEKYPAYGNLVPRDIATREIFDVCVNQKLGINGENMVYLDLSHKDSKELDVKLGGIIEIYEKFVGEDPRKVPMKIFPAVHYSMGGLWVDYEQMTNIPGIFAAGECDYSQHGGNRLGANSLLSSIFGGMVAGPNAVKYMADLDENAKDMDSDLFDRAIKAEQEKFDTIMNMDGDENAYQIHKELGEWMTDNVTVVRDNEKLKKTDEKIVELMERYERININDTTRWSNQGAMFTRQLWNMLQLARVITIGALNRNESRGAHYKPAYPDRNDEEWLKTTMAKYDAETNSPTFFYEDVDTSLIEPRKRDYTQNKGGKS
- a CDS encoding helix-turn-helix domain-containing protein, whose translation is MKDKDYKPKQLLTKREKEVFELLVQDKTTKEIANELFISEKTVRNHISNAMQKLGVKGRSQAVVELLRMGELKL
- a CDS encoding acyl-CoA thioesterase, encoding MKRVAYIEQPERWREEFDFYINIHVRFSETDLFGHMNNTSPFIYFEEARIAFMKSVGLIGERFELGEQIPVVADLQCDYHQQVFFDEKLRVFVKLAHTGRTSYDLHYMVLNERNEVCLTARGRVVHIDYETGEKVSIPEPFRRTHAVH